The following DNA comes from Saccharomyces cerevisiae S288C chromosome XIII, complete sequence.
CTGAGGTATGATCAGTTAAATCTACGCTATTCGTTTGAACAATCTCCCTGTCTCCTCCCTAAACTTACTAATTCCTTAACCCTTAGGGAGTTTAGCAATCAGCTTAAGAAGGGGGCTGATCAACAATCCGGTTCAAGTCTTGGATTAGCAGTAATGAAAATCCCTAAATGCACTAAAGGGCGTGGAAGAAAGGTACTGTAGAGTTCTAATAGTGATACTTTCCTTGTACTCCAGGGGGGGAAGGAAGAACAGACGTCATAtgcagaaaaagaaaaaaaaaagacggAAGATCTACGTAATGGTGGGAATAGAGAAAACTAACACGCAAGTATAATTTCTTGacacaaaaataaatctcACTGAGTTTATAGctctatttttttaccatCTTAAGGGATTTCTAGGACCTAGTAACAACAATTGTTCCGCATGCTGAAATAATGGTGCTTACAGTTTTATATCGAGTAGTGGACTACTACTGTTTGCTAGACTGTCAACATATTCATCCGTCGTCAGGCTAAGCTATTTAGGTACTTACGCACTTACATAATGATAACTATCACATTAGTTGTCCAAAGAGAGATTTATGTGAACTGCTTTTGTTTGAAGATAGGTATCAACACCACTTTGCCCCAGTTCTCTACCAATACCACTCATTTTAAACCCGCCAAAAGGAACGGTAACATCTTCATCGTTAGATGAGTTGATCCAAACAGTTCCTGCTTTAATATCGCGAGCAAACATGTGCGCTTTCTTGACATCTTTTGTGAAGACCGCAGAGGCGAGCCCGTAGCAAGTATCATTAGCCAGCTTCAGAGCGTCATCATAATTTGTGAACTTGCTAACAACCACAACCGGGCCAAATATCTCATCCTGTAACAGTTTCGATGTTTGCGGGACATCAGTGAAGATGGTTGGGGGAATGAAGTAGCCTTTAGCTCCACCAATAGGAAATTCAGAGGTCTGGAACATGTCCAACTTTTCCTCCCTTTTACCACGTTCTATGTAACTTTTGATGCGGTCATACTGTGTACTTGATATAACTGGACCAACGATGCATTTCTCATCAAACGGATCAAATTTTCCTGCAACATCCCACTCCTTCTTTGCAGTTTCtttaaacttttcaacaaaCTTGTCGTAGATCGAACTTTGAACATAAACTCTTGAGTTTGCGGTACAATTCTGTCCTGAATTGTAGAAAATGCCAGCTGCTATCCAATCGATAGCCTTATCAAGGTCTGCATCTTCAAATACGAGAGCAGGAGACTTACCACCGCATTCTAGTGTAACGTCTTTAAGGTTCGATTGGCCGGAAGCTTCCAACACAAATCCACCGACCTTGGTGCTTCCCGTAAAAGATATTTTGTCGATATCCATGTGAGATGCTAGGGCTTGGCCTACAAGTGATCCATAACCAGGAACGATATTGACAACACCAGGTGGAAAACCTGCTTTTTTAATTAAAGTAGCAAAATAAAGTAGAGATAGAGAGGTATTCTCAGCAGGTTTGATGATAACCGTGTTACCGGCTGCTAAGGCACCTTGCAATTTCCAACAAGCCATAGCTAGAGGATAATTCCATGGAACGATTTGAGCAACAACGCCAAAAGGAACTTTTAGAGTATATGCAAACTTGTTAAAAGTCAATGGTATGGTTGCACCTTTGTCAAACTTATCAGCGGACCCAGCAAAATATCTGGTAAGCTGTAAAATTTGTGCCAAATCACCTTTGGCATTTGAATGGTAAGGCTTTCCAGCGTCTAAAGTCTCTAATGCGGCAAGTGTGTCTTGCTCCTCCTCAATAAGTTTTAATAAGTTTGAAAGATAAATACCACGTTGCTCAGAAGATGTCTTCGACCAAACGTTATCAAAAGCAGCCCTGGCAGCTTTCACAGCTTTGTCTACATCCTTTTCGTTAGCTGCTTGGAAGGATGTTATCGGTTCGCCAGTAGCTGGGTTCACAGTTTCGATGGTCTTTCCATCTGATGATGGACAAAACtcattgttgataaacAACCCTAGCGGTTGCTTTAAAGAGATTTTCAATTGTGGGATTTCGATATCAGTATACAAGGTAggcatttttcttttggctTATTTTCACGATTGTTTTTGATGGACATGCAATGTAAAAATGATAGGAATGGGCCAAAAGTATTTTTAAGGATTCGCTCCCTTTATATGAACATTCTTGAGCAAAATTCGGGATATGATCAGTGAGTGTCGACAAGATTGCATCCCTAATGTTTAAACGAGTTAAAAAAACTCATCATTGGATAGGAGTAACCAATAAAGGGTATATGATTGCTATTATTAGTATCCAAAAGCCGCCGGGAACATCATAGGGCGTTAGCAAGTAAACGCATGGCACGATAATGGCAACCTTGTTTCTTCTGGCGGCAAAAGATAAGGCAatgcaaaataaaaaacgagaaaaaaaaaatgatagaAGGGAAAGATAagcaaattttctttcgaGCTGGAACGCTTCATTTTAATCTCACGCATTTGCAACCCATGCTGATGTCTGAAGCGCTGACAAATACTTCATACGTTCTTCTTGTGACACATTAAGAGGTAGCACGGAGGTGCAAGTAAAGATGGCAAAAGTACGGAAAGTAAGAAGGAAGTTTGCGGGTCAACCAGTTGCCCTTACTAGTGTACGTAaacatatgtatatatgtatgtaaATATCTATATGCTGCACTGCGATATCGAGTAGGTGATAGCGTTGAAACCCTCaataaggaagaaaacgTTATAAATTGCAatgtttttaaaaaatggtGGCTCTGCGTAATACAGcgcaaaaaaagataacTGACCGGGGCTAGTGTTTCAGCCTTACTATCTCATGCATTTTCGTATTATATGCCATGCATCCTGCTTTCGTaatcatcaaattctgAAAATTGTTCGGGATCTCTCTCGTgatcattttcatcttcgttATCATTATCAACACTATCGAAAGATGCTTCATCAGTAATTAAATTTCTGCTCGTTCCAATAATTCGTCCGCTTATTGCTgatttatcatttttcgAATGATGTTCATCGTCCGAGTAACTTGGTGGTAGCATAGGTAAGGAATCTAGATTAATTTCCTCATTGATGATCTTCTTTCCAGTGGGAGGGGACATAGTGAATTCAAATCCAGGTGGTGGCGGTAATATTTCACCGTTTCTTATAATTATATCATCATTGAGATTTGTAGTACTACCAGCCGCAATATTGTCGCTATCACCGTCTGAAAAATCTTCGTCGAAATCATTGTCTTCACCACCGCTTTCTAATAGGGTATCTTTACCGTAGTCTTCGTAAGAAGGAGGAGGTAATTTAATGCCGTTTGACTTTGCGTATCCCCATTTTTTAACGTTTGCTTCTATATAAACAAAGCCATAAGTGCCGAAATTCACATGAATTTGACAAGGTACGTTGGAGCCAATGATCGGGTATAGGTATTGGAATTTCCAGCCGCGGATATGACCACCaacagatttttcatttagtttttttccGTTCCTGGTGAAAAATACTGTTCCACTACGTGACCTATAGCCAATGCCAACAATGTCTCCCTTTTCACACTGTGGAAATAACGTTCTTAATTGCTCATTTAGTTTGAAGGAGTCATTAAATCTTCTGGCGCCGTTAGAATCGTATGCTATCGAATGGTGGTGTCTTCCCGGTAACCTGAAATATGGATAAGGCTGTGTGGAAAGACCAAATGAGATGACACCTTTCGATACATTTTCATCACTGTTTAGTGGGCCATCCGTTTCAAATATCTTGAATTCACAATAATATACTTTATTTATACACGGAATGGGTAGATTTGTGGATATAGAAGCATCATAATTATaatttagaaaagaaacctctgttttattttccacTATGACAGTATGGTTTGGCATATCAGGATTTGGGCTAAACTCCCATGCATAAGCCCCCTCTTCTTGAATATATTGCCTTGTTTGCTCGTTCATAATAGGGTCTTCACGGGTGGTGTCTGGATTGCTATCTTCGGACTGTTGTAAAAGTCCCTGGTTAAGCAGAAATGGTGGGTTCTGCTTGATATACTCCTCACCTTGCTTATAATAAAACTGCTCTTCAGGTGACAACTGTGCCAGCTTATCTCTTACTTCATCAGCATCGTCAAGATTGTTGGGCCACCTTAAACTCATGTTTTCCATTAATCTTCTGCTATGAACGTGTGCATTATTTTCGTCATAATCGCTGAATAAAGATATTCTTTGGCCAGGGCCATGCTCATTATAATATGCAGTTATAAGCCGCGTAGCTATCtgttttgtaaaaaaataaacgaTACAGATGACGATGTAGACCACGATTAAGGTTCCAAACGCAAACAACATTATATCCATGTTAAGTTCGTCAGTATCGTCTCCCCCATAAGATACATCGCCACGGGGGATCACCGAAGATCTACCACACCGTATTTGTCCGCTTATCGAACCGAGAAGCAGCGATTCTATCAGAAACTTGAATGAcatttgcttttttatatagaaaaaaaatttggctCTCCAAACTTTaagattttttataattatTAACCAATGACAATATAGATAACTTGAAACAActcttgaaaattttgtagTTAGGCACCAGTCCTTTGGTTTTTCAATGTTCTATAAAAAATCACTCCTCCATGCAGCAGTAAAGCGCTATTCTCAAAAATAGCTCAACCTGAGAGAGGAAGAAAGAGCAGTAGTAAATAGAGCAAGGTTCTTAAAGCCTGtatcaatgaaattttgtTATGGCGTTTATATGGATAACCTGGAAtttgccttttttctttatagcGCACCGTTccgaagaaaaaaataaaaaaaaagggccGACGGAGGGTTAGGTCAAATTAAATATTGAGCTAGGTTTAGTTATCTCTTTTTTAGgttttttatatacaaaaaagaTTATATTTAGGGTACATATGGCTGGAGCATAATGTCTGGAATGGGTATTGCGATTCTTTGCATCGTACGTACAAAGATTTATAGGATAACCATCAGCTTCGATTATTCTACACTGATGAGCCCTTTCTTCTTATTCTTAATGATGCCCACTACATTAAAGGATGGGTACAGGATGAATAGTCAAGTAAATGAAGATGCTATAGGTATCAATCTTGACCTCTCACTGCCCACTCACATTTCGCCTACGACTGGTTCAGAGAGCGCCAGTGGCAGTAACGCCAGTACACTTCGCAACGATGGAAATGCACTAGATGGAGGTCTTTTGAGGACTTCAGCAGCGATTTCAGCACCCACAGGTACCAGTCAACCAACAGAAACTATTGGTGAAAAACTGAGTAATGAAGAGCGGGTGAACTCGAATGTTTCCGCTTCGAACTCGACAACGGCGGGTACAGGGCGTATGTTAAGCCAATCCTTGACTAATGATTCACCGTCGAACGAAATATCGACGGATCAGTTgaagatttttcaaagaatggACGAAATGAGTGCCCGAATGATTGAGATGGAGGAAAGCTTCAACAAGTTATCTAATAAGATCGCGGAACAGAATACAATGGTTTTAAACCTAAAACAAGATAACTATAAAGTTATGAACAAATTGAATATATTACTTAAGTTGGTTGCGCAGCCAAGCGCGCGCCCAAGCACAAACAATGCCCAAAATAAGCTTGCTATCGAATTGCTAAATTCGATATCAGCCGTTAGTAGTGCTTACTTGCAGAAAATGCAGAATAATGGCTCTGGTAGACAGCATACTGCTGATTTATGTACAGGAGATTCCAACACCCATTCTGGTATCAACCAGCATCGGACTACGAATGGAACCATAGATGTGAATACGAATACTGCACAGCTAAACAACCAATTTTCTAACGCACTAAATACTATCTTACCTGATCAGCAGCATAATCGAAATAATGTTT
Coding sequences within:
- the ALD2 gene encoding aldehyde dehydrogenase (NAD(+)) ALD2 (Cytoplasmic aldehyde dehydrogenase; involved in ethanol oxidation and beta-alanine biosynthesis; uses NAD+ as the preferred coenzyme; expression is stress induced and glucose repressed; very similar to Ald3p), which encodes MPTLYTDIEIPQLKISLKQPLGLFINNEFCPSSDGKTIETVNPATGEPITSFQAANEKDVDKAVKAARAAFDNVWSKTSSEQRGIYLSNLLKLIEEEQDTLAALETLDAGKPYHSNAKGDLAQILQLTRYFAGSADKFDKGATIPLTFNKFAYTLKVPFGVVAQIVPWNYPLAMACWKLQGALAAGNTVIIKPAENTSLSLLYFATLIKKAGFPPGVVNIVPGYGSLVGQALASHMDIDKISFTGSTKVGGFVLEASGQSNLKDVTLECGGKSPALVFEDADLDKAIDWIAAGIFYNSGQNCTANSRVYVQSSIYDKFVEKFKETAKKEWDVAGKFDPFDEKCIVGPVISSTQYDRIKSYIERGKREEKLDMFQTSEFPIGGAKGYFIPPTIFTDVPQTSKLLQDEIFGPVVVVSKFTNYDDALKLANDTCYGLASAVFTKDVKKAHMFARDIKAGTVWINSSNDEDVTVPFGGFKMSGIGRELGQSGVDTYLQTKAVHINLSLDN
- the EAR1 gene encoding Ear1p (Specificity factor required for Rsp5p-dependent ubiquitination; also required for sorting of specific cargo proteins at the multivesicular body; mRNA is targeted to the bud via the mRNA transport system involving She2p); this encodes MSFKFLIESLLLGSISGQIRCGRSSVIPRGDVSYGGDDTDELNMDIMLFAFGTLIVVYIVICIVYFFTKQIATRLITAYYNEHGPGQRISLFSDYDENNAHVHSRRLMENMSLRWPNNLDDADEVRDKLAQLSPEEQFYYKQGEEYIKQNPPFLLNQGLLQQSEDSNPDTTREDPIMNEQTRQYIQEEGAYAWEFSPNPDMPNHTVIVENKTEVSFLNYNYDASISTNLPIPCINKVYYCEFKIFETDGPLNSDENVSKGVISFGLSTQPYPYFRLPGRHHHSIAYDSNGARRFNDSFKLNEQLRTLFPQCEKGDIVGIGYRSRSGTVFFTRNGKKLNEKSVGGHIRGWKFQYLYPIIGSNVPCQIHVNFGTYGFVYIEANVKKWGYAKSNGIKLPPPSYEDYGKDTLLESGGEDNDFDEDFSDGDSDNIAAGSTTNLNDDIIIRNGEILPPPPGFEFTMSPPTGKKIINEEINLDSLPMLPPSYSDDEHHSKNDKSAISGRIIGTSRNLITDEASFDSVDNDNEDENDHERDPEQFSEFDDYESRMHGI